The DNA segment CCAACGACTTCATTTTTACAAACAATTTTTAATTGACTTTGATTGCGTTCTAATTGGAAATAGCGAGCATGTTTGCCTACCCCTACCATATTGATTAAACGCGCCATAAAAGTATGATTGTGAGTTAAAACAAATACTTGCGCTTTATATTCATCTTTCTTCAATGCTTCCCCTGCTAGTTCTTAATTGATTTTTGCCACAATATCAGAAGTGTTATAAATCCTTTGCTCATCTAAACTGGAGATAGGATCATCTATGACAACAACTAAATCTTTTAAATCCTCTTTTTTATAAAATAATTTTAAACGCGCTAAAAAATACGCAAATGCGAGCGTGGTTTTTTCACCACCGCTTAAAATCATCTCAGCCTCACTATTTTCTAAAGCATCAGAATTTAAAACAATTCTATAGTCTTTATCCAAAGAATATTTAGGCAAATTTAAAGCTTTAAGATAGTTATTAATGATTTTAATATCAGGGCGTTTTTGATCGTTTAACTCTTTGAGTTTATTGTCAATTTTTTCTAAAAGGCGGTTTAATCTCTCATGCCTACGATTTAAAACTGATAGTTTTCTCTCAGCCTCTTCTTTGCTCTTTTGCCAATCGTAGCTATCATGTTTAACCTTTTTAATCCTTGCTTCTTTCAACTCGGTTTTTAATTTTTCTAATTTCTCTTTTTGTTTTTTCTTTTCGTTTAAAATCTTTCTAGTCTCATCAACATGTTGTTGGATATCTTTCTGAATTTCCAACAATTCTTTATCTATCTCTTGAAATTTTTCCTTATTTTTAGCTCCCTCTTTTTTATCCACTTCTTTTTGAAGTTTTTCTAATAAAACTTTTATTTGCTCTAACGCATTTTCTAAACTTTCCTTATTTTGTGAAAAATCCTCCATGAAAGGTTTGAATTGCTCAAACGCTTGCAATATTTCTTTGATATTCCATTGGTCTAAAATATTTTTTAAAGTCCCACTCATTTCTAAAGAACGTTGATTAAATGTTTCAACGCTCTCATTAAAGTAACTTGTATATTCTTGAATAATCTCATTGGGAATTTTTTGAGTGCAAAAAGGGCATGCATTATCAGGCATTTCTTTTTGCAATTCTATTCCTTTCTCAATAAACTCTCTTCCAACCTTGCTAATATGCTCTTTAATTTTCTTTGAAACTTCCCCCGCCTCTTTATCTATATCAAAGGAAAATAAAAATTCTAACTTATCTTTTATTGCTTGATAATCTTTAGGCAATTCCATTTCTTTTAAACCATCAAATTTTTTCATGGCTTCATTCAATTTATTAAAATCTTTTTCCAAATTCGTTAATACATCTTCTTGATATTTAAATTTATCCTTTGACACTTTATAGAAATTATTTATTCCAATCTCATCTGGTGTTATTTTAATGGTATTTGAAGTCATTTTTTGTCGTATTCTTTCTATTTCTTTATCATATTTTTTAATTTCACTTTCTTGCTTAGCGCTTAAAGTATTCTCAGTGTCGTTCTCATCTTTAATTTTCTTTTGTCTTTTTTCTACTTTCTCTCTACAATCTTTTAATTGATTGATTTCTTTCGTTTCTTCGCCTAAAACCGAGCCTTCTAAAATGATTGTGCCATCATCTAGTTTTTTAAGTCCAAACTCACTATTTAAAGGCGCGTTATTGTGCAGAAAATCACTATTATAGATTTCAACCTTAAAGGGTGGCACTCTAATATCGCTATTTGGCTCTATTTTATAGCTTCTATCTTCGCATTCAAACTCAATGCTTGGGGATTTATCAGCAGAAATGGTGCGATACTTTTCAATGTGCTTATTTTTTGGAATCAGTAACTCAAAAGCCCTTGTCAAGCTTGTTTTTCCGCACCCATTATTTCCAAAAATGATATTATAGTGTTTAAACTCATCCATTTCAATCATGTCTAAACCACAAAACGCCTTAAAAGATTTTATCTTTTTGATATTGATCGCCATGTTTTTTCTCGCTTTTCCTTTAATTTTTCTTATACAACTCAATTAGATACAAAATTATATCACTCTAAATCTTCCCCATCATACCCAAGCTCTAGCGCTTTCACTTGCCCAATCGCATTACCCGCAATGCCCTTGATAGAGCCATACATGTTAATCGTGCCCTCAAACACTTTGTCAATTTGTTTTTCCCTGCTTTTCCAGATCCTAGCCATCGCGCGTTTTTCGCTTTCTAGATCCGCTCTCAATTGCTCAAACCCCTCTATAATCGCATTCACTTGCATAGAAAATTCAGAGCTTGTCAAATAATGATAGAGCAGATTCACTTTATCGCCCTTATTTTCCTGACTTTTTTTAGCCAAACTCACTTGAATAACCCCCTCTCTTAACACCGCGCTCAACCCCTTAAACTCTTCAAACGAACACACCCACACCCCTTCAAATAACCCCATCCTCTCCATCTCTTTAGGCAGTGCTTCACTCACAATGACCCCCACATCAGCCCCAATCTCTCGCATGTCGCTTTTAAGCTTTTCCACCCAAGCTTTTTGAAATTCTTTAGTGCGTTTGCTCTCATAATAAATTTTCCCGCAATTTTGAAATTCCCTAGTATGCACCACTTGAATGCAATCGCCCCCTCTTTGCCCTTTTTTGATTTCTTCAATGCTATCTAGGGGGAATTTTTGCCTTAAAAACTCTTCAATCGCTAATTCTTGCACCTCGCCCTGGAATTGCTGCGAGCTTAACTCCGCCTTTCTTTGAGCGTTTTTCAACTCGTTTCTTAACATTTCTAATTGCTCTTCTTGCTGCTTGAATTTCAATTCGTTTTTTTCATGCAAGGCTTTTTCTATTTTTTCCCTTTCCAAATCCAATTTTTCATTCAATTTTTTTTCATTTTCAGCTTTCAATCGGCTCTCGGCTTCGTTATTTTCTCTTTTGAGCCTTTCAATTTCCGCTTCTTTTT comes from the Helicobacter pylori genome and includes:
- a CDS encoding DUF2130 domain-containing protein, which codes for MRENQITCPKCQTLIDVREALYKQIELENQSRFLAQQREFEKEVNEKRAQYQSYFKNLEQKEEALKERAKEQQAKFDEAVKQASVLVLQDERAKIIEEARKNAFLEQQKGLELLQKELDEKSKQVQELHQKEAEIERLKRENNEAESRLKAENEKKLNEKLDLEREKIEKALHEKNELKFKQQEEQLEMLRNELKNAQRKAELSSQQFQGEVQELAIEEFLRQKFPLDSIEEIKKGQRGGDCIQVVHTREFQNCGKIYYESKRTKEFQKAWVEKLKSDMREIGADVGVIVSEALPKEMERMGLFEGVWVCSFEEFKGLSAVLREGVIQVSLAKKSQENKGDKVNLLYHYLTSSEFSMQVNAIIEGFEQLRADLESEKRAMARIWKSREKQIDKVFEGTINMYGSIKGIAGNAIGQVKALELGYDGEDLE